One segment of Dehalococcoidia bacterium DNA contains the following:
- a CDS encoding enoyl-CoA hydratase/isomerase family protein, translated as MLDVQIDGAIATLTLRGPNGNRLDVETAHALAAAWRQVGADATVRCIILTGAGDAFCAGSDGDVPLSLDPADYDVWTPVVVAVNGRCAGAGLRFVGQGDIILAAESAVFAGAPLAAGLPVEDFLYQRRRLPLPLAELLILAGGAWTIDAARAYEVGWVSEVVPAEQLLPRARQLAEAVARNDPTAVRRTKEILVRSRDLFLRDAVEQARAAVVPLARNRAARRAILERA; from the coding sequence ATGCTCGACGTGCAGATCGACGGCGCGATCGCGACCCTGACCCTGCGGGGCCCGAACGGCAACCGCCTCGACGTTGAGACGGCTCACGCGCTCGCCGCCGCCTGGCGGCAGGTCGGGGCGGATGCGACAGTGCGCTGCATCATCCTCACCGGCGCCGGCGATGCCTTCTGCGCCGGCAGCGACGGCGACGTGCCCCTCTCCCTCGACCCGGCCGACTACGACGTGTGGACGCCAGTCGTGGTTGCGGTTAATGGGCGCTGCGCTGGGGCGGGACTGCGCTTCGTCGGCCAGGGCGACATCATTCTCGCCGCCGAAAGCGCAGTCTTCGCCGGCGCGCCGCTCGCTGCGGGCCTGCCCGTCGAAGACTTCCTTTATCAGCGCCGGCGCTTGCCGCTGCCGCTCGCTGAACTGCTCATTCTCGCTGGCGGCGCGTGGACGATCGACGCGGCGCGCGCCTACGAGGTCGGCTGGGTGTCGGAGGTGGTGCCGGCTGAGCAGCTGCTGCCGCGCGCGCGCCAACTCGCTGAAGCCGTCGCCCGCAACGACCCGACGGCTGTCCGCCGGACGAAGGAGATCCTCGTCCGCAGCCGCGACCTCTTCTTGCGCGACGCTGTCGAGCAGGCCCGCGCCGCGGTCGTTCCGCTCGCGCGCAATCGAGCGGCGCGCCGAGCGATCCTCGAGCGGGCGTAG